Proteins found in one Candidatus Cloacimonadota bacterium genomic segment:
- a CDS encoding RNA-binding protein: MQGKKLYVGNLDYSVTKDELSEMFSEFGEVVEVTVIDGKGFGFVEMSESSEAENAMNDLNGKDLKGRSLKIDEARPKRDNRRNFRR, from the coding sequence ATGCAAGGCAAGAAACTCTATGTAGGTAATCTTGATTATTCAGTCACAAAAGACGAACTTTCAGAAATGTTTTCTGAGTTTGGTGAAGTGGTTGAGGTTACTGTCATTGACGGAAAAGGGTTTGGATTCGTTGAGATGTCAGAATCATCTGAAGCTGAAAATGCAATGAATGATTTGAACGGAAAAGATCTTAAAGGTCGATCCCTGAAAATCGATGAAGCACGACCTAAAAGAGATAATCGAAGAAACTTTAGAAGATAA
- a CDS encoding nucleoside deaminase yields MKAHSDEDWMRVALEEAIKAYRENEIPVGAVIVKDGQIIARAHNSTEHLQDGLAHAEKCAIESAQRVFGKWLQGCTLYVTLEPCTMCAGALVLSRIDRVVFGAFDEKNGACGSLYNILYDTRLNHNPEVTSGILADKCGEILSRFFQQKRTKNNGEVSEPA; encoded by the coding sequence ATGAAAGCACATAGTGATGAAGACTGGATGAGGGTTGCCCTCGAAGAAGCGATAAAGGCATATCGTGAGAATGAAATTCCTGTTGGTGCTGTGATCGTTAAAGATGGTCAAATCATAGCCAGAGCACATAATTCGACCGAACATCTGCAAGATGGACTTGCTCATGCAGAAAAATGTGCTATCGAAAGTGCTCAAAGAGTTTTTGGTAAGTGGCTACAGGGATGCACGCTGTATGTAACCCTCGAACCCTGCACAATGTGCGCTGGAGCACTTGTTCTTTCACGTATCGATAGAGTAGTTTTTGGTGCATTCGATGAAAAAAATGGCGCATGCGGTTCTTTATATAATATTCTTTATGATACGCGGTTGAACCATAATCCCGAAGTTACGAGTGGGATTTTAGCTGATAAGTGTGGGGAGATATTAAGTAGATTTTTTCAACAGAAACGAACAAAGAACAACGGAGAGGTGTCCGAGCCGGCTTAA
- a CDS encoding PTS sugar transporter subunit IIA, whose protein sequence is MRELVVLVKKCPKLKDIDSAKIYTALKAREKLGSTGLGGGIAIPHAKIEGLDDFVLALATSKKGVPFEAIDNRKVHIFFVLLGPSNSPNEHLKMLSAISRMLRDEDVKNELIAARSGESIYETIAMYSGEEARKDLPQEKKKLLMIILYEQKFLEDIMELFLELGVKGSTVIDSQGMGGILTKVPLFADFINFLGENKNYSKTIFAIISESELHTIIRSVENLLGDLDKRGGASIIALDIHFVKGTMEYM, encoded by the coding sequence TTGCGCGAACTCGTTGTTCTCGTTAAGAAATGCCCGAAACTAAAAGATATTGATTCGGCAAAAATATATACAGCATTGAAAGCGAGGGAGAAGCTTGGAAGCACAGGATTGGGCGGCGGTATTGCCATTCCACATGCTAAGATCGAAGGACTTGATGACTTTGTCCTTGCACTTGCCACATCCAAGAAGGGTGTTCCTTTTGAAGCAATTGATAACAGGAAAGTGCATATATTTTTTGTGCTGCTCGGTCCATCAAATTCACCCAATGAACATCTTAAAATGCTCTCGGCAATTTCGCGAATGCTCAGAGATGAAGATGTGAAAAATGAACTTATCGCAGCCCGTTCCGGAGAATCCATCTATGAAACGATCGCTATGTACAGCGGTGAAGAAGCTAGAAAGGACCTTCCCCAAGAAAAAAAGAAGCTTCTCATGATCATTCTTTACGAACAGAAATTTCTTGAAGATATCATGGAACTCTTTCTTGAACTCGGCGTGAAAGGTTCAACGGTGATCGATTCACAGGGCATGGGTGGAATTCTCACAAAAGTCCCGCTCTTTGCCGATTTTATAAATTTCCTTGGTGAAAATAAAAATTACAGTAAGACCATCTTTGCAATTATCAGCGAATCTGAGCTTCACACGATCATACGCAGTGTAGAAAATCTGCTTGGAGACCTTGATAAACGCGGAGGGGCATCCATCATTGCGCTTGACATTCATTTCGTCAAAGGCACGATGGAATATATGTAA
- a CDS encoding T9SS type A sorting domain-containing protein, with amino-acid sequence MKKLFLIATLILILQPLQADPPATYDLRDVNGQNYVTTVKNQTGGTCWTHGAMASIEGNLLITGIWAAHGEVGEPNLAEYHLDWWNGFNQFNNDDLIPPSGSGLEVHQGGDYRVTAAYLSRGEGAVRDIDGQSYSTAPSRSEPSYHFYYVNDIEWYVAGSDLSNINTIKNKVMEYGVMGTCLCYDSQFISSYIHYQPPTSSLDPNHAVAIVGWDDNKVTQAPLPGAWLIKNSWGASWGLSGYFWISYYDKHCGQNPEMGAVSLYNAVLQPYNRIYYHDYHGWRDTLTQYNQAFNKFIAQDDEVLKAVSFFTATDDVDYTIKIYDDFQSGILQNELTSQIGNIEYTGFHTITLDTPVMLEDADDFYVYIMFSDGGHAIDRTSEVPVLLGADYRTIVESSANPDESYYHDGFSWQDLYNYNFTNPSWDETANFCIKALTKSRGIKVIPEESFDSSGPEGGPFSPVEKTYSIINNEATTISIEVTHDLSCDWITLSGDIFCIVAPGDTAEITVQINTNANMLPSGVHSKALYFTNLSNHYGDTELEVKLAVGEPTLRYSWYMDLDPNWNMENQWAFGQPTGGGGQYGGPDPTAGYTGNYVMGYNLSGDYPNNLPETNLTTTAINCSDMYGVTLKFWRWLGVEQPQYDHAYVRISNDGMNWYTIWENEETIEDEAWSQMEFDISEYADDQPTVYLRWVMGQTDGGWRYCGWNIDDIEIYAYDEVFSPIELSSFEAAYADSTGSVHLTWVTLSETDIVGYNLYRSVTDDFATAYQINTSIIPGHAPTTNPHIYDFNDETASITTLYYYWLQALGFGGYNEIYGSFIYEPNVSNDNEPEQQYLSMKNFPNPFSGSTEISFALARTEKVQLQVYNLKGQLVDIILDEIKPAGNHTCVWNAENSTSGIYFIKLSSKEVSKVQKVILIK; translated from the coding sequence ATGAAAAAATTATTTCTTATTGCAACCTTAATACTCATACTACAACCCTTGCAAGCAGATCCACCTGCAACATACGATCTTCGCGATGTGAATGGGCAAAACTATGTGACTACTGTAAAAAACCAGACCGGCGGCACGTGCTGGACACATGGTGCAATGGCATCCATCGAAGGAAATCTTTTGATAACAGGCATCTGGGCTGCACACGGTGAAGTGGGAGAACCGAATCTTGCAGAATATCATCTCGACTGGTGGAATGGATTTAATCAGTTCAATAATGATGACCTTATCCCACCATCCGGAAGTGGATTGGAAGTGCATCAGGGTGGTGACTATCGAGTGACAGCAGCGTACCTTTCACGCGGTGAAGGGGCAGTGCGTGATATCGACGGTCAATCCTATTCAACTGCACCGTCGCGCTCCGAACCAAGTTACCACTTCTACTACGTAAATGATATCGAATGGTATGTTGCGGGAAGCGATTTGAGTAATATCAATACGATAAAAAATAAAGTGATGGAATATGGGGTCATGGGCACCTGTTTATGTTATGACTCACAATTCATAAGCAGTTATATACATTATCAACCTCCAACATCCTCTCTCGATCCGAATCATGCAGTTGCTATTGTCGGCTGGGATGATAACAAAGTAACGCAAGCTCCTCTTCCAGGTGCATGGCTGATAAAGAATAGCTGGGGTGCAAGCTGGGGACTCAGCGGCTACTTCTGGATATCCTATTATGATAAACATTGCGGACAAAATCCCGAAATGGGCGCAGTCTCACTGTACAATGCCGTACTTCAGCCATATAATAGAATTTATTATCATGACTATCACGGATGGAGAGATACGCTCACACAGTACAATCAAGCATTTAATAAATTCATAGCGCAAGATGACGAAGTACTCAAAGCTGTTTCCTTTTTCACCGCAACCGATGATGTCGATTATACGATAAAAATCTATGATGATTTTCAGAGTGGAATCCTCCAAAACGAACTCACATCTCAAATAGGAAATATCGAATATACCGGCTTTCATACTATCACATTAGACACACCAGTCATGCTCGAAGATGCTGATGATTTCTATGTTTATATCATGTTTTCAGACGGCGGACATGCTATCGACAGAACGTCAGAAGTTCCGGTTCTTCTCGGAGCAGATTACCGAACAATTGTTGAATCCTCTGCAAATCCCGATGAAAGCTATTATCATGATGGATTCAGCTGGCAGGATCTTTATAATTACAATTTTACGAATCCTTCATGGGATGAGACAGCAAACTTCTGTATTAAAGCGCTGACAAAATCGAGAGGTATAAAAGTAATTCCCGAAGAATCATTCGACTCATCAGGTCCGGAAGGCGGTCCCTTCTCCCCTGTTGAAAAAACATATTCTATAATAAATAATGAAGCCACAACGATCTCTATCGAAGTTACTCACGATCTCTCATGTGACTGGATAACACTTTCGGGGGACATCTTCTGCATAGTTGCCCCAGGTGATACCGCAGAAATAACAGTTCAGATTAACACTAATGCAAACATGCTTCCGAGCGGTGTTCATTCAAAGGCACTATACTTCACGAATCTGTCTAATCATTATGGTGATACAGAGCTCGAAGTGAAACTCGCAGTCGGTGAACCAACGCTCCGATACAGCTGGTATATGGACCTTGATCCGAATTGGAACATGGAAAATCAGTGGGCATTCGGACAGCCAACTGGCGGCGGTGGTCAATATGGAGGACCCGATCCGACAGCAGGATATACCGGCAATTATGTGATGGGTTATAACCTCTCCGGAGACTATCCAAATAATCTCCCGGAAACAAATCTAACAACTACTGCAATTAATTGTTCGGACATGTATGGTGTGACATTGAAGTTCTGGCGATGGCTCGGCGTCGAACAGCCGCAGTATGATCATGCATACGTGCGTATCAGTAATGATGGAATGAACTGGTATACGATCTGGGAAAATGAGGAAACGATCGAGGATGAAGCTTGGTCACAGATGGAGTTCGATATCTCCGAATATGCAGATGACCAACCAACAGTATATCTCCGCTGGGTTATGGGTCAAACAGATGGCGGTTGGCGCTACTGCGGATGGAATATCGATGATATCGAGATATATGCGTATGATGAAGTATTTTCCCCAATAGAACTTTCATCCTTCGAAGCTGCATATGCTGACTCAACAGGATCGGTTCATCTAACATGGGTCACACTCAGTGAAACCGATATTGTTGGCTATAATTTGTATAGATCAGTTACAGATGATTTTGCTACTGCTTACCAAATAAATACTTCCATAATTCCCGGTCATGCACCAACGACTAATCCTCATATATATGATTTCAATGATGAAACTGCAAGTATAACTACCCTATATTATTACTGGTTGCAAGCGCTTGGTTTCGGAGGATACAACGAAATCTACGGCTCATTCATCTATGAACCAAATGTCAGTAACGATAACGAACCGGAACAGCAATATCTGAGTATGAAAAACTTCCCAAATCCCTTTTCCGGTTCAACAGAAATATCCTTTGCGCTCGCAAGAACGGAAAAAGTTCAGCTTCAAGTTTATAATCTCAAAGGACAGCTTGTTGACATAATACTTGACGAAATCAAACCAGCTGGTAATCACACATGTGTCTGGAATGCAGAGAATTCTACATCAGGCATCTATTTCATAAAGCTCTCTTCAAAAGAAGTGTCAAAGGTTCAAAAAGTAATTCTGATAAAATAA
- a CDS encoding cation:proton antiporter, translating into MSSVFNWLTTSFEFIMTAIRNLVSHHILFAIGIVLIVGYLLGKLADRLKLPVVTGYIIAGILLGESIGNVIELKMVHALRPITEIALGLIAIAIGGEFSRSKLKSIGKEVIILTFFQIGLTFALVSGALMLFGFKYEFSLLLGAIATATAPAATVAIVQALRVRGKFIDYLYGLVALDDAGSVILFGLVFAFVGLTLPNISGIKNNPMIMIFTALGEIFLSIIIGIVVGFILHKTTHKKQNKSEIMIIALGIIFIVISLAHPLHISPLITNIIIGATLVNLSPKNQRISRILEGLTPPIYALFFAIAGTELQLGIFTQPGILILGVIFVIARMIGKYFGVYLGAMTSHSDEPTKKYLGICMFPQAGVAIGLVLMIQASPIIANATFEMQHLAINMVNIVIFSVFINELIGPVLSRWAIIKGTGIKL; encoded by the coding sequence ATGTCATCTGTATTTAACTGGCTCACCACCTCATTTGAATTCATCATGACTGCGATCCGTAACCTGGTGAGTCACCACATCCTTTTTGCAATCGGCATCGTTCTCATCGTTGGTTACCTTCTTGGAAAATTAGCCGATAGGCTCAAACTCCCCGTTGTTACAGGATACATTATTGCTGGTATTCTCCTTGGAGAATCAATTGGGAATGTGATCGAACTGAAAATGGTTCACGCATTGCGTCCCATAACAGAGATCGCACTCGGACTTATCGCTATAGCGATCGGAGGTGAATTCTCACGATCTAAACTAAAATCAATCGGCAAAGAAGTGATCATCCTGACCTTTTTCCAGATAGGACTCACTTTTGCACTCGTTTCCGGTGCATTAATGCTTTTTGGTTTTAAATATGAGTTCTCACTTCTCCTTGGTGCAATTGCAACTGCTACCGCACCGGCTGCAACCGTAGCGATCGTGCAGGCACTGCGTGTAAGAGGAAAATTCATTGATTATCTCTATGGACTTGTTGCGCTCGATGATGCTGGTTCGGTTATTCTTTTTGGACTTGTATTTGCCTTTGTTGGTCTGACATTACCGAATATCAGTGGTATAAAAAACAATCCGATGATAATGATATTCACTGCACTTGGTGAGATATTCCTCTCGATAATTATTGGTATCGTTGTTGGATTTATCCTTCATAAGACAACACATAAAAAACAAAATAAAAGCGAGATCATGATTATTGCACTGGGTATCATTTTTATTGTGATCAGCCTCGCCCATCCGCTTCATATTTCTCCTTTGATAACAAACATTATTATCGGAGCGACACTTGTAAATCTCTCACCAAAAAATCAAAGAATATCCAGGATACTCGAAGGATTGACCCCGCCGATCTATGCTTTATTTTTTGCAATCGCAGGTACTGAACTCCAGCTTGGTATTTTTACCCAACCGGGTATTCTTATTCTTGGGGTTATCTTTGTAATTGCACGTATGATAGGGAAATATTTTGGTGTGTATCTCGGTGCCATGACCTCTCATTCTGATGAACCGACAAAGAAGTATCTCGGTATATGCATGTTCCCGCAAGCCGGTGTCGCTATCGGTCTTGTTCTCATGATCCAAGCTTCTCCAATCATAGCAAATGCAACCTTTGAGATGCAGCACCTGGCCATCAATATGGTCAATATCGTTATTTTCTCGGTGTTCATAAACGAACTTATCGGACCTGTGCTTTCAAGATGGGCAATCATAAAAGGCACAGGTATAAAGTTATAG